A part of Primulina eburnea isolate SZY01 chromosome 10, ASM2296580v1, whole genome shotgun sequence genomic DNA contains:
- the LOC140802972 gene encoding uncharacterized protein isoform X2: MPSAINAPVSNSVESSGYLALEDFLHASVNGLWEAFWGHENDQMPFYVSSLYGGNSRFYQAEKAVSKGKLGGLCASAIMLKNPRHPQGKWDDIVELALLRPDIGSLTSSNGNYKPQLSIIGEALFFALRVLLARSISRSYRHLNHNSIFVLLVDSQYGGVVKVEGDLDKLDLDLDSVYESAAAWIKDHSQVAISPVEKIWNKLGNANWNDIGALQVLYATFHSLTQYCGMPKNTVEDLAADHSSRLQTRRAKRQLRDTNVDGNHLLRFQHRPSSPEIVELQKEDIKLDPKKLVKLEVGSILLIEDSSRQNGYQIDEVPNDGEIVFYVVSSVENPGKSLFLYIGSHPSHLEPALEGMELWYQVQRQTKVLSIMKQKGLSSKYIPRLYASGRVVHPGQCHKQRSGRNCEYPWCRIPVLVTSPVGMTIPDMVRANQFGLDEAIRCCHDCLSALSSASSAGIRHGDIRPENIICVKSSMGQCYYVLIGWGHAILEDRDRPPLNLHFSSTSALQEGKLCSASDAESLVYTLYFSSGGDLPILDSVEGALQWREISWSRRVIQQKLGDISAVLKAFADYVDSLCGTPYPVDYEIWLRRLKRHVRDNDNGKEVESSC, translated from the coding sequence ATGCCTAGCGCTATAAATGCGCCGGTATCAAACTCTGTAGAATCATCGGGTTATCTTGCTCTTGAGGACTTCCTGCATGCAAGTGTGAACGGCTTGTGGGAAGCTTTCTGGGGTCATGAGAATGATCAAATGCCTTTCTATGTTTCCTCATTATATGGTGGGAACTCGAGATTTTACCAAGCAGAAAAGGCTGTTTCTAAAGGTAAGCTTGGGGGGTTGTGTGCCTCGGCTATAATGCTGAAGAACCCGAGACATCCTCAAGGGAAGTGGGACGATATTGTTGAATTAGCTCTGCTAAGGCCCGATATCGGAAGTCTTACTTCATCGAATGGCAACTACAAGCCCCAACTCTCCATTATTGGTGAAGCTTTGTTCTTTGCTCTTCGAGTATTGCTTGCTAGAAGCATTAGCAGGTCGTATAGGCATCTGAATCATAACTCAATTTTCGTACTTCTTGTTGATTCTCAATATGGTGGAGTTGTTAAAGTGGAGGGGGATCTCGATAAGTTGGACTTGGATCTTGATAGTGTCTATGAATCTGCTGCCGCATGGATCAAGGATCATTCACAGGTAGCAATATCCCCGGTCGAAAAGATATGGAACAAGCTCGGAAATGCTAATTGGAATGATATTGGTGCTTTACAGGTTCTTTATGCTACATTTCATTCTTTAACTCAATATTGTGGAATGCCTAAGAATACAGTCGAAGATTTAGCTGCGGACCACAGTTCCCGTCTTCAAACAAGGAGAGCTAAAAGGCAATTGAGGGACACGAATGTTGATGGTAATCATTTGCTTCGTTTCCAGCATCGCCCTTCTTCTCCTGAAATTGTAGAATTACAAAAAGAAGACATTAAGTTGGATCCCAAAAAACTGGTGAAGCTAGAAGTTGGATCCATTTTGTTGATAGAAGATTCAAGCCGACAAAATGGTTATCAGATAGATGAAGTTCCAAATGATGGGGAGATTGTGTTTTATGTCGTGTCCTCTGTTGAAAATCCAGGGAAGAGTCTGTTCCTGTACATTGGCTCTCACCCTTCTCACCTTGAGCCGGCATTAGAAGGTATGGAATTATGGTATCAGGTTCAGAGGCAGACTAAAGTGTTGAGTATTATGAAACAAAAAGGTTTGTCAAGTAAGTATATTCCCCGTCTGTATGCATCTGGACGAGTTGTTCATCCTGGTCAATGTCATAAGCAGAGGTCAGGCCGTAACTGTGAGTACCCGTGGTGTAGGATTCCCGTCTTAGTGACCAGTCCAGTTGGCATGACCATTCCCGACATGGTGAGAGCCAACCAGTTTGGCCTTGATGAGGCCATCAGATGTTGCCACGATTGTTTGTCGGCCCTATCTTCTGCTTCTTCAGCTGGAATTCGGCACGGAGACATAAGACCTGAAAATATAATATGCGTGAAATCTAGCATGGGGCAATGTTATTATGTTCTTATAGGTTGGGGGCATGCCATTTTAGAAGATAGAGACCGTCCACCGTTGAATCTTCATTTCTCGTCTACTTCTGCTCTTCAAGAGGGGAAGTTGTGTTCTGCCTCTGATGCAGAGAGCCTGGTATATACGCTATATTTTTCTTCTGGTGGAGATTTACCCATTCTAGATTCGGTGGAAGGCGCACTACAATGGAGAGAAATTTCTTGGTCTAGGAGGGTGATTCAGCAGAAGCTTGGTGACATCTCCGCGGTCTTGAAAGCATTTGCAGATTATGTTGATAGCCTTTGTGGAACCCCTTACCCTGTGGACTATGAAATCTGGCTAAGAAGGTTAAAACGACATGTTCGTGATAATGATAATGGAAAGGAAGTCGAGTCTTCTTGTTAG
- the LOC140802972 gene encoding uncharacterized protein isoform X1, whose product MEGVSPDQDSVDSATQKLSISSGDRTHDRKEFLRRFVNSEILNANLTYWFEDITENGAPPAFDVPFELVDLQKFDYALEGVPFQQLVRMPSAINAPVSNSVESSGYLALEDFLHASVNGLWEAFWGHENDQMPFYVSSLYGGNSRFYQAEKAVSKGKLGGLCASAIMLKNPRHPQGKWDDIVELALLRPDIGSLTSSNGNYKPQLSIIGEALFFALRVLLARSISRSYRHLNHNSIFVLLVDSQYGGVVKVEGDLDKLDLDLDSVYESAAAWIKDHSQVAISPVEKIWNKLGNANWNDIGALQVLYATFHSLTQYCGMPKNTVEDLAADHSSRLQTRRAKRQLRDTNVDGNHLLRFQHRPSSPEIVELQKEDIKLDPKKLVKLEVGSILLIEDSSRQNGYQIDEVPNDGEIVFYVVSSVENPGKSLFLYIGSHPSHLEPALEGMELWYQVQRQTKVLSIMKQKGLSSKYIPRLYASGRVVHPGQCHKQRSGRNCEYPWCRIPVLVTSPVGMTIPDMVRANQFGLDEAIRCCHDCLSALSSASSAGIRHGDIRPENIICVKSSMGQCYYVLIGWGHAILEDRDRPPLNLHFSSTSALQEGKLCSASDAESLVYTLYFSSGGDLPILDSVEGALQWREISWSRRVIQQKLGDISAVLKAFADYVDSLCGTPYPVDYEIWLRRLKRHVRDNDNGKEVESSC is encoded by the exons ATGGAAG GTGTATCACCTGATCAGGATTCGGTGGATTCTGCTACACAAAAGCTGAGTATTTCATCAGGTGATAGGACTCATGATAGGAAGGAGTTTCTCCGTAGATTTGTTAACAGTGAAATCTTAAATGCAAATCTTACATATTGGTTTGAGGATATAACAGAAAACGGTGCGCCACCTGCCTTCGACGTTCCTTTTGAGTTGGTAGACCTACAAAAGTTTGATTATGCATTAGAAGGTGTACCCTTTCAGCAACTAGTTAGGATGCCTAGCGCTATAAATGCGCCGGTATCAAACTCTGTAGAATCATCGGGTTATCTTGCTCTTGAGGACTTCCTGCATGCAAGTGTGAACGGCTTGTGGGAAGCTTTCTGGGGTCATGAGAATGATCAAATGCCTTTCTATGTTTCCTCATTATATGGTGGGAACTCGAGATTTTACCAAGCAGAAAAGGCTGTTTCTAAAGGTAAGCTTGGGGGGTTGTGTGCCTCGGCTATAATGCTGAAGAACCCGAGACATCCTCAAGGGAAGTGGGACGATATTGTTGAATTAGCTCTGCTAAGGCCCGATATCGGAAGTCTTACTTCATCGAATGGCAACTACAAGCCCCAACTCTCCATTATTGGTGAAGCTTTGTTCTTTGCTCTTCGAGTATTGCTTGCTAGAAGCATTAGCAGGTCGTATAGGCATCTGAATCATAACTCAATTTTCGTACTTCTTGTTGATTCTCAATATGGTGGAGTTGTTAAAGTGGAGGGGGATCTCGATAAGTTGGACTTGGATCTTGATAGTGTCTATGAATCTGCTGCCGCATGGATCAAGGATCATTCACAGGTAGCAATATCCCCGGTCGAAAAGATATGGAACAAGCTCGGAAATGCTAATTGGAATGATATTGGTGCTTTACAGGTTCTTTATGCTACATTTCATTCTTTAACTCAATATTGTGGAATGCCTAAGAATACAGTCGAAGATTTAGCTGCGGACCACAGTTCCCGTCTTCAAACAAGGAGAGCTAAAAGGCAATTGAGGGACACGAATGTTGATGGTAATCATTTGCTTCGTTTCCAGCATCGCCCTTCTTCTCCTGAAATTGTAGAATTACAAAAAGAAGACATTAAGTTGGATCCCAAAAAACTGGTGAAGCTAGAAGTTGGATCCATTTTGTTGATAGAAGATTCAAGCCGACAAAATGGTTATCAGATAGATGAAGTTCCAAATGATGGGGAGATTGTGTTTTATGTCGTGTCCTCTGTTGAAAATCCAGGGAAGAGTCTGTTCCTGTACATTGGCTCTCACCCTTCTCACCTTGAGCCGGCATTAGAAGGTATGGAATTATGGTATCAGGTTCAGAGGCAGACTAAAGTGTTGAGTATTATGAAACAAAAAGGTTTGTCAAGTAAGTATATTCCCCGTCTGTATGCATCTGGACGAGTTGTTCATCCTGGTCAATGTCATAAGCAGAGGTCAGGCCGTAACTGTGAGTACCCGTGGTGTAGGATTCCCGTCTTAGTGACCAGTCCAGTTGGCATGACCATTCCCGACATGGTGAGAGCCAACCAGTTTGGCCTTGATGAGGCCATCAGATGTTGCCACGATTGTTTGTCGGCCCTATCTTCTGCTTCTTCAGCTGGAATTCGGCACGGAGACATAAGACCTGAAAATATAATATGCGTGAAATCTAGCATGGGGCAATGTTATTATGTTCTTATAGGTTGGGGGCATGCCATTTTAGAAGATAGAGACCGTCCACCGTTGAATCTTCATTTCTCGTCTACTTCTGCTCTTCAAGAGGGGAAGTTGTGTTCTGCCTCTGATGCAGAGAGCCTGGTATATACGCTATATTTTTCTTCTGGTGGAGATTTACCCATTCTAGATTCGGTGGAAGGCGCACTACAATGGAGAGAAATTTCTTGGTCTAGGAGGGTGATTCAGCAGAAGCTTGGTGACATCTCCGCGGTCTTGAAAGCATTTGCAGATTATGTTGATAGCCTTTGTGGAACCCCTTACCCTGTGGACTATGAAATCTGGCTAAGAAGGTTAAAACGACATGTTCGTGATAATGATAATGGAAAGGAAGTCGAGTCTTCTTGTTAG
- the LOC140802971 gene encoding probable cytochrome c oxidase subunit 5C-1 encodes MAGSRVAHVTLKGPSVVKEILIATALGLAAGGLWKMHHWNEQRKTRAFYDLLDKGEVTVVAAEE; translated from the coding sequence ATGGCTGGCTCTAGGGTTGCTCATGTCACTCTGAAAGGACCAAGCGTGGTGAAGGAGATACTCATAGCAACTGCACTTGGCCTCGCTGCAGGCGGTCTTTGGAAGATGCACCATTGGAACGAGCAAAGAAAGACGAGGGCATTCTATGACTTATTGGATAAAGGCGAGGTCACTGTTGTCGCTGCAGAAGAATAA
- the LOC140802973 gene encoding uncharacterized protein, which yields MGKREVFSIKLRFRSVFNHPFLLGVLCFLIFLYRTSPFIFSLLVSASPVLVCTAILLGTLLSFGQSSIPDIEMEVKTTCDTFLIKRGASGGATVFEKNESYYAKYSEKKMDEMEKLIEKSSFTAGKFGEGLIKESLRETELKNHGNWKTNRESGNMDLEQKSEWIKDRLGDEEAMENHYASLLKMSDGEHLELDDETSVADSFDSERVNVDTSDSPPHSHEDKEEEEDEEEEGDDDSDLGSDMAESSSPDASMADMMPMLDELHPLLDEDAPQPVHTSHDGSDAASELSLEASTSSHESDDESENHEVLEVADEDVEDGEDAENARGDYDEQAKSAITWTEEDQKNLMDLGSSEIERNQWLEKIILRRKSRKNMSMVPEINLIDFENSDFSFNIPPISTVRENPFNLPHGSYDNSGIPPIPGSAPSILLARQNPFDIPYDSSEEKPNLMRDGIQESFFTVQSREQLFRRRESFNVGPSFFAPNRQGRQETKWRPSFVPEPMVSKGSSYSIFQRQSSELSESKASSVLETESLGSVEELEERKLSEEDNSKELEPILGINDAIEERSSMEPERFSNGEPAHQENSLQELQSIPEMEHVSEHVGHGIQSSENEGSLELAKVEKRDSEVNEIDFLFGDVEDHHEETSATRPLEVEATEYHSNPDNVERYSSISSSSSLSEVSERVFDETGAEQQSMLEARIGGIAEQPRISIQTSLRSNDSIATLADGVLQREPVYDSSPPTITKSFSSSSVSSSDVHAESDLSFPPVLVKRTVSFIERESPIIHDPVNEHESGQIDVVNMAENDNICSGFSSVDQRLKESVEASVEDNLMGQHSQGQVPCSCADKNQFKSSEHQNPGKSEEKHLPILDTESLVQSNSRQSEGQLTEDHSMNTEETVQSPNSDADIYHEAYEKLISTPSAEGNVTLFYDKAVQKPTFEHLIQAKVQKNSTSFEEGRTVRILKIREILEVNHDISPNVHSPLSPDFISIPSSASEAASPRVDLQTIIQEEDEIKNIDEEMMVELDGVRGFSLRKWKLGSNDLEKHIYCIGETSDMRVDDVNLTDVNKMEHEMHLENSRDVIDIYEEDMECVSKITVLESGVAEHNDILNEHNDILNNESTDAENQDSHYQNTSEKKMMLPKVLEPPETKFEIGNSSSEYYDDGKVNVNPNVSDSETELPILELTSVEVCGVRSGKPDHGVEAPENGHSIKSGKCKGKYSKSSSSESSSSDSDREYESQDRKNHVL from the exons ATGGGGAAACGTGAGGTTTTTTCAATCAAATTGCGTTTTAGATCAGTTTTCAATCATCCATTCCTTTTGGGTGTGCTTTGTTTCTTGATATTTTTGTACAGAACATCtccttttattttttcattattgGTATCTGCATCTCCTGTCCTCGTATGCACCGCTATTTTACTTGGAACCCTTCTAAGTTTTGGACAATCGAGCATACCCGATATTGAAATGGAAGTGAAAACCACCTGTGACACTTTTTTGATCAAAAGGGGTGCTTCAGGAGGCGCTACTGTTTTTGAGAAAAATGAGAGCTATTATGCTAAATACAGTGAGAAGAAAATGGATGAGATGGAGAAGTTGATTGAGAAATCCAGTTTCACAGCTGGTAAGTTTGGTGAGGGTTTGATCAAGGAAAGTTTGCGGGAAACTGAGCTGAAAAACCATGGGAATTGGAAAACAAACAGAGAGTCAGGTAATATGGATTTAGAGCAGAAGAGCGAATGGATTAAAGATAGACTTGGCGATGAGGAGGCCATGGAAAACCACTATGCTTCACTTCTGAAGATGAGTGATGGTGAACATCTTGAATTGGACGATGAGACATCGGTGGCAGACTCTTTTGATTCCGAGAGAGTAAATGTAGATACATCGGATTCTCCTCCTCATTCTCATGAAGATAAAGAggaagaagaggatgaagaggaGGAAGGGGATGATGATTCAGATTTGGGTTCGGATATGGCTGAAAGTTCCTCTCCAGATGCTTCCATGGCTGACATGATGCCAATGCTCGATGAACTTCACCCTCTTTTGGATGAAGACGCTCCACAACCTGTTCATACATCTCATGATGGCTCTGATGCAGCATCTGAACTGTCTTTGGAAGCCAGTACTAGTAGTCACGAGTCAGATGATGAGTCTGAAAATCACGAGGTTTTGGAAGTTGCAGATGAAGATGTTGAAGATGGTGAAGACGCAGAAAATGCACGAGGAGACTACGATGAGCAAGCAAAGTCTGCTATCACATGGACAGAAGAGGATCAAAAGAATCTCATGGATCTCGGAAGCTCGGAAATCGAAAGAAACCAATGGttggaaaaaataattttgaggAGAAAATCAAGGAAAAATATGAGCATGGTGCCAGAAATAAACTTGATAGACTTTGAAAATTCTGATTTTTCATTCAACATTCCTCCCATTTCAACAGTGAGAGAAAATCCATTCAACCTTCCTCATGGTTCATATGATAATTCAGGGATACCTCCTATTCCTGGTTCAGCTCCTTCTATTTTATTGGCGAGGCAGAACCCTTTCGACATTCCTTATGACTCAAGTGAAGAGAAGCCTAATCTTATGAGAGATGGAATTCAAGAATCATTTTTCACGGTTCAATCAAGAGAGCAATTGTTTCGAAGACGGGAGAGTTTTAACGTGGGACCTTCATTCTTTGCACCCAACAGGCAAGGCAGACAAGAAACCAAATGGAGGCCTTCTTTTGTTCCTGAGCCAATGGTTTCTAAAGGATCTAGCTATTCAATATTTCAACGACAATCGAGTGAACTAAGTGAGTCCAAGGCGAGTTCTGTTCTTGAAACAGAATCACTTGGTTCAGTTGAGGAGTTGGAGGAAAGGAAGCTCTCAGAAGAAGATAACTCAAAGGAATTAGAACCCATTCTTGGAATAAACGATGCCATAGAAGAGAGATCATCAATGGAACCAGAACGATTTTCCAATGGGGAACCAGCACATCAAGAAAACTCACTTCAAGAACTACAGTCTATTCCTGAGATGGAGCATGTTTCTGAGCATGTCGGGCATGGTATCCAGTCTTCGGAAAATGAAGGATCTCTGGAATTAGCCAAAGTTGAGAAGAGAGACTCAGAAGTCAATGAAATTGATTTTCTATTTGGGGATGTGGAAGACCATCACGAGGAAACTAGTGCAACCCGACCTTTGGAAGTTGAGGCTACCGAATATCATTCAAATCCTGACAATGTTGAAAGATACAGTAGCATTTCAAGCTCTTCATCGCTGTCAGAAGTTAGTGAAAGGGTCTTCGATGAAACGGGAGCAGAACAGCAGTCAATGCTGGAGGCAAGAATCGGCGGCATTGCCGAACAGCCAAGAATCTCAATCCAAACTTCTTTAAGAAGTAATGATTCGATTGCTACATTAGCTGATGGTGTTTTACAAAGGGAGCCTGTTTATGATTCGAGCCCCCCAACCATTACAAAGAGCTTCTCGTCTTCCTCTGTATCTTCTTCTGATGTTCATGCAGAGTCTGATCTAAGTTTTCCACCTGTATTGGTCAAGAGGACGGTATCTTTTATTGAGAGAGAATCACCAATCATCCATGATCCTGTAAACGAACATGAATCAGGGCAGATAGATGTTGTCAATATGGCAGAAAACGATAATATATGCTCTGGATTCTCAAGTGTTGATCAGAGATTGAAAGAATCGGTTGAAGCTTCTGTAGAGGATAATCTGATGGGTCAACATTCTCAGGGTCAAGTTCCTTGTTCATGTGCTGATAAAAACCAGTTCAAATCTTCTGAACATCAAAATCCAGGCAAATCAGAGGAAAAGCATTTACCGATTTTGGACACAGAGAGTCTAGTTCAAAGCAATTCTCGGCAGTCCGAGGGTCAGTTGACTGAGGACCATTCAATGAACACAGAAGAAACTGTTCAATCACCAAATTCTGATGCCGATATTTACCATGAAGCGTATGAGAAATTAATTTCCACACCTTCTGCTGAAGGAAATGTGACTCTCTTTTATGATAAAGCAGTGCAGAAGCCAACTTTTGAGCATCTTATTCAAGCTAAG GTACAAAAAAACTCAACCTCGTTTGAGGAAGGCCGAACTGTACGGATTCTGAAAATTCGAGAGATTCTGGAGGTTAACCATGATATCTCACCAAATGTACATTCTCCACTAAGCCCTGACTTTATTTCTATCCCATCCAGTGCTTCAGAAGCTGCTAGCCCTCGTGTTGATTTGCAGACAATAATCCAAGAGGAGGATGAGATCAAGAACATTGATGAAGAAATGATGGTGGAATTAGATGGTGTCAGGGGATTCAGTTTGAGAAAATGGAAATTGGGTTCAAATGATCTTGAGAAACACATATACTGTATTGGAGAAACTAGCGATATGAGAGTTGATGATGTTAACCTTACCGATGTAAATAAAATGGAACATGAAATGCATTTGGAGAACTCTAGGGACGTTATTGATATATATGAAGAGGACATGGAATGTGTTTCAAAGATTACGGTGCTAGAAAGTGGTGTAGCTGAACATAATGATATCTTGAATGAACATAATGATATCTTGAATAACGAGTCGACTGATGCGGAGAACCAGGATTCTCATTATCAGAATACGTCCGAAAAGAAGATGATGCTTCCCAAAGTTTTAGAACCTCCTGAAACCAAGTTTGAGATCGGAAACTCGTCATCCGAGTATTATGATGATGGAAAAGTGAACGTAAATCCAAATGTGTCAGACTCAGAAACCGAACTACCAATTCTTGAACTGACATCAGTCGAAGTTTGTGGCGTTCGATCCGGAAAGCCTGATCATGGAGTCGAAGCGCCTGAAAATGGACATTCAATTAAATCAGGTAAATGTAAGGGTAAATATTCTAAAAGTTCGAGTTCTGAATCGAGTTCGAGTGATTCTGATAGGGAGTATGAATCACAGGATAGGAAAAACCACGTTCTTTGA